One Pseudomonas sp. FP1742 genomic window carries:
- a CDS encoding undecaprenyl-diphosphate phosphatase, translated as MDLWTALQALILGVVEGLTEFLPISSTGHQIIVADLLDFGGERAMAFNIIIQLGAILAVVWEFRRKIFDVVIGLPTQPSARRFTANLLIAFLPAVVLGVIFADLIHKYLFNPITVATALVVGGVVMLWAERRQHEVHAESVDDITWKDALKVGFAQCLAMIPGTSRSGSTIIGGLLFGLSRKTATEFSFFLAMPTMVGAAVYSGYKYRDLFVPADFPVFAIGFVTAFIFAMIAVRGLLLFIASHSYATFAWYRIAFGLVILATWQFGWVDWTAAKP; from the coding sequence ATGGATCTTTGGACTGCCTTACAGGCATTGATTTTAGGCGTTGTAGAAGGGCTGACGGAGTTCTTGCCCATTTCCAGTACCGGGCACCAGATCATTGTGGCGGACCTGCTCGATTTCGGTGGCGAGCGGGCCATGGCCTTCAATATCATCATTCAGCTCGGGGCGATCCTGGCGGTGGTCTGGGAGTTTCGCCGCAAGATCTTCGACGTGGTCATCGGTTTGCCGACGCAGCCCAGCGCTCGACGCTTTACCGCGAACCTGTTGATTGCCTTCCTGCCGGCGGTGGTGTTGGGGGTGATTTTCGCCGATCTGATTCACAAGTACCTGTTCAACCCGATTACCGTGGCCACCGCGTTGGTCGTGGGCGGGGTCGTCATGTTGTGGGCCGAACGCCGTCAACATGAGGTGCATGCTGAAAGTGTCGACGACATCACCTGGAAAGACGCCCTGAAAGTCGGCTTCGCCCAGTGCCTGGCGATGATCCCGGGGACCTCGCGTTCCGGCTCGACGATCATTGGCGGTTTGCTGTTCGGCTTGTCGCGCAAGACGGCCACCGAGTTCTCGTTCTTCCTCGCCATGCCAACCATGGTCGGCGCGGCGGTGTACTCGGGCTACAAATACCGCGACCTGTTTGTGCCGGCTGATTTCCCGGTGTTCGCCATTGGTTTCGTCACCGCCTTTATCTTTGCGATGATTGCCGTTCGTGGCTTGCTTCTGTTCATTGCCAGCCACAGCTACGCGACATTCGCCTGGTATCGCATTGCGTTCGGTCTGGTGATTCTGGCCACCTGGCAATTCGGTTGGGTCGACTGGACCGCGGCCAAGCCATGA
- a CDS encoding DUF1294 domain-containing protein, producing MNDSSARNNSGRNSGGAIQNLRLKLLVFAVLCAVPLFGSVSLWLRGVSVIPLAAYGLVSVLAFFLYWSDKHKARADSWRTPENVLHAVELAGGWPGALLAQQVFRHKTRKVSFQLVFWLIVLMHQVFWIDQLFLGANLFALF from the coding sequence ATGAATGATTCCAGCGCGCGCAACAACTCCGGTCGCAACTCCGGGGGAGCCATTCAAAACCTGCGGCTGAAACTGCTGGTGTTCGCGGTACTGTGTGCGGTGCCGTTGTTTGGCTCGGTGTCGTTGTGGCTGCGCGGGGTGTCGGTGATTCCCCTGGCAGCCTACGGCCTTGTCAGCGTGCTGGCGTTTTTCCTGTATTGGAGCGACAAGCACAAGGCCCGCGCCGACAGCTGGCGCACGCCGGAGAACGTCTTGCACGCGGTGGAACTGGCGGGTGGTTGGCCGGGTGCCTTGCTGGCCCAGCAAGTGTTTCGGCACAAGACCCGCAAGGTTTCGTTTCAACTGGTGTTCTGGCTCATCGTGCTGATGCATCAGGTGTTCTGGATCGACCAGTTGTTTCTTGGGGCTAATCTGTTTGCGCTGTTCTAA
- a CDS encoding MmcQ/YjbR family DNA-binding protein — protein MKARPMSEEDVAQFCLALPGAREDYKWGGVRVFSIAGSKMFALQNLRGQSLAFKVDKDLFLGHCDRPGIHPAPYLARAQWIIMDTPYPLGTEELQGLLQRSHQLVVSKLPKRTQVGLLL, from the coding sequence ATGAAGGCAAGACCAATGAGCGAAGAGGATGTTGCGCAATTCTGCCTGGCGCTGCCCGGCGCGCGGGAGGATTACAAGTGGGGTGGCGTGCGGGTGTTTTCGATTGCCGGGAGCAAGATGTTCGCCTTGCAGAACCTGCGGGGCCAGTCCCTGGCCTTCAAGGTCGACAAGGACCTGTTCCTGGGCCATTGCGACCGACCGGGCATTCACCCGGCGCCGTATCTGGCCCGGGCGCAGTGGATCATCATGGACACGCCCTACCCGCTGGGCACCGAAGAGCTGCAAGGCTTGCTGCAACGTTCCCACCAATTGGTGGTGAGCAAGTTGCCCAAGCGCACGCAGGTCGGCTTGCTGCTTTAA
- a CDS encoding LysR substrate-binding domain-containing protein: MQDLNDLYYFAKVVDAGGFAAAGRLLGIPKSRLSRRIAELEERLGARLLQRTTRQLNLTAVGERYLRHCQAMLLEAEMADEAVASMSSEPRGRLRVSCPVGLAHDMFPSVISRFLEKFPQVQLEMLLLNRRVDLVTEGVDVALRVRELGDEDPLLVTRRLRQAQTVMVASPAFLRERQIKTPEDLKNVPILGALEADRLVHLRMLDQQGKACEMTFEARLGIDDFLVRKACTLSGLGFTVLPMMYCEQELEDGSLVQLLPDWSLPGGWLQAVYPHRRGVMPAVRAWIDHLIESFNACGDRLL; this comes from the coding sequence ATGCAAGATCTCAACGACCTCTACTACTTCGCCAAGGTGGTCGACGCCGGCGGCTTCGCGGCGGCCGGGCGATTGCTGGGGATTCCCAAGTCCCGGTTGTCACGACGCATCGCCGAACTGGAAGAGCGCCTGGGCGCACGCCTGCTGCAACGCACCACCCGCCAACTCAACCTGACCGCCGTGGGCGAGCGCTACTTGCGGCACTGTCAGGCGATGCTGCTGGAGGCCGAGATGGCCGACGAAGCGGTGGCCAGCATGTCCAGCGAACCCCGCGGCCGACTGCGGGTTTCCTGCCCGGTGGGATTGGCCCACGACATGTTCCCGTCGGTGATCAGCAGGTTCCTGGAGAAATTCCCGCAGGTTCAGCTGGAGATGCTGCTGCTCAATCGCCGGGTTGATCTGGTGACCGAAGGCGTCGATGTCGCCTTGAGAGTGCGGGAACTGGGTGATGAAGACCCACTGCTGGTCACCCGACGCTTACGTCAGGCGCAGACTGTCATGGTCGCCAGCCCGGCGTTTCTTCGCGAGCGGCAGATCAAGACCCCGGAAGACTTGAAAAACGTGCCGATATTGGGCGCACTGGAAGCCGATCGGTTGGTGCATCTGCGGATGCTCGACCAGCAGGGCAAGGCCTGTGAAATGACATTTGAAGCCCGATTGGGCATCGACGATTTTCTCGTGCGCAAGGCGTGTACCCTGTCCGGGCTGGGTTTCACCGTGCTGCCGATGATGTACTGCGAGCAGGAACTGGAAGACGGCTCGCTGGTGCAATTGCTGCCCGACTGGTCATTGCCGGGCGGCTGGCTGCAAGCGGTCTACCCTCATCGGCGCGGGGTAATGCCGGCAGTACGCGCCTGGATCGACCATTTGATCGAATCATTCAATGCCTGTGGGGACCGACTGTTATGA
- a CDS encoding FMN-dependent NADH-azoreductase, with amino-acid sequence MKLLHIDSSILGDNSASRQLSGEVVKAWQAAEPGVVVTYRDLAADAISHFSAATLVAAGTAAELRNAAQQHEADLGAQALAEFLAADAVVIAAPMYNFTIPTQLKAWIDRIAVVGQTFRYTEAGPEGLCGGKKVVIVSTAGGLHAGQPTGTAHEEYLKVMFGFLGITDIEFVRAHGLAYGDEVRSKAMSDAQAHISEQLFAAA; translated from the coding sequence ATGAAATTACTGCATATCGATTCGAGCATTCTGGGTGACAACTCGGCTTCCCGTCAGTTGAGCGGCGAAGTCGTCAAGGCCTGGCAGGCCGCCGAGCCTGGCGTTGTGGTGACTTACCGCGACCTGGCCGCCGATGCCATCAGCCATTTTTCCGCCGCCACCTTGGTCGCCGCCGGTACCGCCGCCGAACTGCGCAACGCCGCGCAACAGCATGAAGCGGATTTGGGCGCGCAGGCCCTGGCCGAATTCCTTGCCGCCGATGCCGTCGTGATTGCAGCGCCGATGTACAACTTCACTATCCCGACCCAACTCAAGGCCTGGATCGACCGCATCGCCGTAGTCGGCCAGACTTTCCGCTACACCGAAGCCGGCCCTGAAGGCCTGTGCGGCGGCAAGAAAGTGGTGATCGTTTCGACGGCTGGCGGTTTGCACGCTGGCCAACCGACCGGCACTGCTCACGAAGAGTACTTGAAGGTGATGTTCGGCTTCCTCGGTATCACCGACATCGAGTTCGTTCGTGCCCATGGCCTGGCCTACGGTGATGAAGTGCGCAGCAAAGCCATGAGCGACGCTCAGGCGCACATCAGCGAGCAACTGTTCGCTGCCGCGTAA